The proteins below are encoded in one region of Kineosporia corallincola:
- a CDS encoding ATP-binding protein, with protein sequence MADTCESDRLTASGREPERRAVRHLVRRLREGSGGVLLIEGEAGAGRSTLMEHALAEAARVAGVTVLSAAADEFSPRFPLQVLQDALTDADLTTVEQVLAHLSHLTDEQPVLLAVDDLHWADETTLLAWHRLARLARHRPLLLTGTHRPTPPAPPGVHRDDLPMLRRALIRAGAEVITLGPLPGDTVTATVDAVLARRAHRGLPDIGTHLHALAARTAGNPRYLADLVQAAEHQDTPDGLPDGLATVIEARLDFLSLPARAVLGTAALLGDTFSADDLAVAGGHPVSTLVSVLEELSATGLLAESHTHLTFRHPLLRDALYQRIPAGVRRMLHRQAGTDLADAGTGAHIVLKHLVAAHDPTRTLDERTADWLVQTGEPLVAHDPDGTAELLTAALTAVGENDPRTGPLRVLLAQARWRQGRSGEAAALASQVISAADDPGTLAAMTWISAWTTSNTDDDSTTEPVAGTATCSLLRRTLAAPGLPPVTAVRLRAALAHRLLGAGDQESAASAAATILRGESADPLARAIALGVNAVVMRPHRQRQDTDLRQALDLASGHDDPAAAQIRLWLAERRVDLLSTHGPAQEARTAARDLLAQAQRYGSSPALARARVLNADLLYDHGDWDEALELLAATPSPAPDDRHRRQGLLALIALHRGDTETAAEAISGVVNGSDERLTLARALLAEQRGHPEEALAVLTVTHPVPAAQHQVLTRLRLATSARDDVPTDILSGLHQQTVDDETPLRTAQYVENLALVRARTGDLPGARTAHSRAGALYLTLGAQGELQRLDALLRPHGVQRRRAAKRPVTGWAALTPAEVSIAQLVAEGRTNADIAAQLFVSRRTVEGHVSHILAKLGLRSRVELARDAGRRSRAAALAG encoded by the coding sequence GTGGCGGACACGTGTGAGAGCGACCGGCTCACGGCATCAGGCCGTGAGCCGGAGCGCCGCGCTGTCCGTCACCTCGTCCGGCGTCTGCGCGAGGGCAGCGGCGGGGTGCTCCTGATCGAGGGCGAGGCCGGAGCGGGCCGCAGCACCCTGATGGAACACGCCCTCGCCGAGGCGGCGCGCGTCGCGGGCGTCACCGTACTGTCCGCCGCGGCCGACGAGTTCAGCCCCCGCTTCCCTCTCCAGGTGCTCCAGGACGCCCTCACCGACGCGGACCTGACCACGGTCGAGCAGGTCCTGGCGCACCTGTCGCACCTGACCGACGAGCAGCCGGTGCTCCTGGCCGTCGACGACCTGCACTGGGCCGACGAGACGACGTTGCTGGCATGGCACCGGCTGGCCCGGCTGGCCCGTCACCGGCCGCTCCTGCTGACCGGCACCCACCGGCCCACACCGCCCGCACCGCCCGGGGTGCACCGTGACGACCTGCCCATGCTGCGACGAGCCCTGATCCGGGCGGGCGCCGAGGTGATCACGCTCGGCCCGCTGCCCGGCGACACCGTCACCGCCACCGTCGACGCGGTCCTAGCCCGCCGCGCCCACCGGGGCCTGCCCGACATCGGCACGCATCTGCACGCACTGGCCGCCCGCACCGCCGGAAACCCGCGATACCTGGCCGATCTCGTCCAGGCCGCCGAGCACCAGGACACCCCCGACGGCCTTCCCGATGGTCTTGCCACCGTCATCGAGGCCCGTCTCGACTTCCTCAGTCTCCCGGCCCGCGCGGTGCTGGGCACCGCCGCCCTGCTGGGCGACACCTTCTCCGCCGACGACCTGGCCGTGGCCGGCGGGCATCCGGTCAGCACGCTGGTCTCGGTGCTGGAGGAGCTGAGCGCCACCGGCCTGCTGGCCGAGTCGCACACCCACCTCACCTTCCGTCACCCCCTGCTGCGGGACGCCCTCTACCAGCGGATCCCGGCCGGTGTCCGCCGGATGCTGCACCGGCAGGCGGGCACGGATCTGGCCGACGCCGGGACGGGTGCTCACATCGTCCTCAAGCACCTGGTGGCCGCACACGACCCCACCCGCACCCTGGACGAGCGGACCGCGGACTGGCTGGTCCAGACCGGCGAGCCACTCGTGGCTCACGATCCCGACGGCACCGCCGAACTGCTGACAGCCGCTCTCACCGCCGTCGGCGAGAACGATCCCCGCACCGGCCCCCTGCGAGTCCTGCTCGCCCAGGCACGCTGGCGTCAGGGCCGTTCCGGCGAGGCAGCCGCGCTGGCCAGCCAGGTGATCAGCGCCGCCGACGATCCCGGAACGCTCGCCGCGATGACCTGGATCAGCGCCTGGACGACATCGAACACGGACGACGACAGCACCACCGAACCGGTCGCCGGTACGGCCACCTGCTCACTGCTGCGCCGCACCCTGGCCGCTCCCGGCCTGCCCCCGGTGACGGCCGTACGGCTGCGCGCCGCGCTCGCCCACCGGCTGCTGGGCGCCGGCGACCAGGAGAGCGCCGCCTCGGCCGCCGCCACGATCCTGCGCGGCGAGAGTGCTGACCCCCTGGCCCGGGCGATCGCGCTGGGGGTGAACGCCGTCGTGATGCGTCCTCACCGGCAACGGCAGGACACCGATCTCCGGCAGGCGCTCGACCTGGCCTCGGGGCACGACGATCCGGCCGCCGCGCAGATCCGGCTGTGGCTGGCCGAGCGGCGGGTGGACCTGCTGTCCACCCATGGCCCGGCCCAGGAGGCCAGAACCGCGGCCCGCGACCTTCTGGCCCAGGCGCAGCGGTACGGATCGTCCCCGGCGCTCGCCCGCGCCCGGGTGCTGAACGCCGACCTGCTCTACGACCACGGCGACTGGGACGAGGCGCTGGAGCTGCTGGCCGCCACCCCGTCGCCGGCCCCGGACGACCGGCACCGCCGGCAGGGCCTCCTCGCGCTGATCGCCCTGCACCGCGGCGACACCGAGACCGCCGCCGAGGCGATCTCCGGCGTCGTCAACGGCTCCGACGAACGCCTCACCCTGGCCCGCGCCCTGCTGGCCGAACAGCGCGGCCACCCCGAAGAGGCTCTGGCCGTGCTCACCGTGACCCACCCGGTGCCCGCCGCGCAGCACCAGGTGCTCACCCGGCTGCGGCTGGCCACCTCGGCCCGCGACGACGTCCCCACCGACATCCTCTCCGGCCTGCACCAGCAAACTGTGGACGACGAAACCCCCCTGCGCACGGCCCAGTACGTGGAGAACCTGGCCCTGGTCCGCGCCCGCACGGGCGACCTGCCCGGCGCCCGCACCGCCCACAGCCGGGCCGGCGCGCTCTACCTGACCCTGGGCGCCCAGGGCGAGCTCCAGCGCCTCGACGCCCTGCTGCGCCCGCACGGCGTGCAACGCCGCCGGGCGGCGAAACGCCCGGTCACCGGCTGGGCCGCGCTGACCCCGGCCGAGGTGAGCATCGCCCAGCTGGTGGCCGAGGGGCGCACCAACGCCGACATCGCCGCCCAGCTGTTCGTCTCACGCCGCACCGTCGAGGGGCACGTGTCACACATCCTGGCCAAGCTGGGCCTGCGCTCACGGGTGGAACTGGCCCGCGACGCCGGGCGCCGCAGCCGGGCCGCCGCTCTGGCGGGCTGA
- a CDS encoding DeoR/GlpR family DNA-binding transcription regulator yields the protein MNAEERQKEILRLARADGKVDVVTLATDFAVTTETIRRDLTLLERSGNVRRVYGGAVPVGRAPDPVLSVRDSVMTTEKERIAKAALAEVPDEGSIVLDAGSTTARLAEVLPQDRELTVIVNSPALAMMLTPRTNLTVIMLGGRVRRSTFATVDEWLLQPLARMYVDVAFMAASGVSLERGLTTPDPGEASVKASMMNAARRTVLLADHSKVENYSLARFGSVSDLDVLVTDSGLEDSAAAALGLAGPRVVRA from the coding sequence ATGAACGCCGAGGAGCGCCAGAAGGAGATCCTTCGCCTGGCCCGGGCCGACGGCAAGGTCGACGTGGTCACGCTGGCCACCGACTTCGCCGTCACCACCGAGACCATCCGCCGCGACCTGACCCTGCTGGAGCGCTCGGGCAACGTGCGCCGGGTCTACGGCGGGGCGGTGCCGGTGGGCCGGGCGCCGGATCCGGTGCTGTCGGTGCGGGACTCGGTGATGACCACCGAGAAGGAACGCATCGCCAAGGCCGCGCTGGCCGAGGTGCCCGACGAGGGCTCGATCGTGCTCGACGCCGGCTCCACCACCGCCCGCCTGGCCGAGGTGCTGCCGCAGGACCGGGAGCTGACGGTCATCGTGAACTCCCCGGCCCTGGCCATGATGCTGACGCCGCGCACCAACCTCACGGTGATCATGCTCGGCGGCCGGGTGCGCCGCAGCACCTTCGCCACCGTGGACGAGTGGCTGCTCCAGCCCCTGGCCAGGATGTATGTCGACGTCGCGTTCATGGCCGCCAGCGGGGTGTCGCTGGAACGCGGCCTGACCACGCCCGACCCGGGCGAGGCGTCGGTGAAGGCGTCGATGATGAACGCCGCCCGCCGCACCGTGCTGCTGGCCGACCACTCCAAGGTGGAGAACTACTCGCTGGCCCGGTTCGGGTCGGTGTCCGACCTGGACGTGCTGGTCACCGACTCCGGGCTGGAAGACAGCGCGGCCGCCGCGCTGGGACTGGCCGGGCCCCGGGTCGTGCGGGCCTGA